One segment of Candidatus Nanopelagicales bacterium DNA contains the following:
- a CDS encoding SDR family NAD(P)-dependent oxidoreductase: MSFTLHGKTALVTGASRGIGRSIALTFAAAGADVALVARDTASLAEVAQEVEGHGRRAIVKSADVTDPEGFRAEIGAAITELGRLDILVNNAGGNSFSLPLVMTRFSGWDKTMKLNLDSIVHACQVALPHMLETGSGSVINMSSVIALRGAPLMAHYAAAKAAVVSLTQSLALECAASGVRVNALLPGWIETDLTGFLRKSEDTERSVLQRVPMQRWGRPEEIAAAAQFLASDAGSFVTGHALVVDGGLSVMP, encoded by the coding sequence GTGAGTTTCACGCTGCACGGAAAGACGGCTCTGGTGACAGGAGCCTCCCGAGGGATCGGACGATCGATCGCGCTGACATTCGCCGCTGCTGGAGCGGACGTGGCGCTGGTCGCCCGGGATACGGCCTCGCTAGCAGAGGTCGCTCAGGAGGTCGAGGGCCACGGTCGCCGGGCGATCGTGAAGTCCGCTGACGTCACAGACCCCGAGGGGTTCCGGGCGGAGATCGGGGCAGCGATCACCGAGCTAGGCAGGCTCGACATCCTGGTGAACAACGCCGGTGGGAACTCGTTCTCCCTGCCGCTTGTCATGACACGGTTCTCCGGCTGGGACAAGACGATGAAGTTGAACCTGGATTCGATAGTCCATGCCTGCCAGGTCGCGCTGCCTCACATGCTGGAGACAGGATCTGGAAGTGTGATCAACATGTCGAGCGTCATCGCTCTGCGAGGCGCGCCGCTGATGGCGCACTACGCGGCCGCGAAGGCGGCGGTTGTCTCCCTGACGCAGAGTTTGGCGCTGGAATGCGCGGCGAGTGGCGTAAGAGTGAATGCCCTTCTGCCAGGCTGGATCGAGACTGACTTGACGGGTTTCCTGCGCAAGAGCGAAGACACGGAACGCTCCGTCCTTCAGCGGGTCCCCATGCAGCGCTGGGGTCGACCCGAGGAGATAGCGGCGGCGGCCCAGTTCCTCGCGAGCGACGCGGGGTCGTTCGTCACGGGTCATGCTCTGGTCGTCGACGGGGGACTGTCCGTAATGCCGTGA